From one Streptomyces mobaraensis genomic stretch:
- a CDS encoding alpha/beta fold hydrolase, with protein MTVPDTSAAPASPEPAKAPDPSAPAVSAASPTAVVRPDGPWTHRDVAANGARFHIAEMGEGPLVLLLHGFPQFWWTWRNQLPALAEAGFRAVAMDLRGVGGSDRTPRGYDPANLALDITGVIRSLGEPDAALVGHDLGGYLAWTAAVMRPQLVRRLVVSSMPHPRRWRSAMLTDPQQTAAGSYVWGFQRPWIPERRLVADDATLVGRLIRDWSGPRQPEDAAVDVYRRAMTIPSTAHCSVEPYRWMVRSMARPDGIQFNRRMKRPVRVPTLHVHGSLDPVMRTRSAAGSGEYVEAPYRWRLFDGLGHFPHEEDPAAFSAELIGWLKDPEPDR; from the coding sequence ATGACGGTGCCCGATACCTCCGCAGCGCCCGCGTCTCCCGAACCCGCCAAGGCCCCGGACCCGTCCGCGCCGGCGGTCTCCGCCGCGTCGCCGACGGCGGTGGTGCGCCCGGACGGGCCGTGGACGCACCGGGACGTCGCGGCGAACGGGGCGCGGTTCCATATCGCCGAGATGGGCGAGGGGCCGCTGGTGCTGCTGCTGCACGGCTTCCCGCAGTTCTGGTGGACGTGGCGGAACCAGCTGCCCGCGCTGGCGGAGGCCGGGTTCCGGGCGGTCGCGATGGACCTGCGCGGTGTGGGCGGCAGCGACCGCACGCCGCGGGGCTACGATCCGGCCAATCTCGCCCTGGACATCACCGGGGTGATCCGCTCGCTCGGCGAGCCGGACGCGGCCCTGGTCGGCCACGACCTCGGCGGCTATCTGGCGTGGACGGCGGCCGTGATGCGGCCGCAGCTGGTACGACGGCTGGTGGTGTCGTCGATGCCGCACCCCAGGCGGTGGCGCTCGGCGATGCTCACCGACCCGCAGCAGACCGCCGCCGGGTCGTACGTCTGGGGCTTCCAGCGGCCGTGGATCCCGGAGCGCCGGCTGGTCGCGGACGACGCGACGCTGGTCGGCCGGCTGATCCGGGACTGGTCCGGGCCGCGGCAGCCGGAGGATGCGGCGGTCGACGTGTACCGGCGCGCGATGACGATCCCGTCGACGGCGCACTGCTCGGTCGAGCCGTACCGGTGGATGGTGCGGTCGATGGCGCGGCCGGACGGCATCCAGTTCAACCGGCGGATGAAGCGGCCGGTGCGCGTCCCGACGCTGCATGTCCACGGGTCGCTCGATCCGGTGATGCGGACCCGGAGCGCGGCGGGCTCGGGCGAGTACGTGGAGGCTCCCTACCGCTGGCGCCTCTTCGACGGCCTGGGGCACTTCCCGCACGAGGAGGACCCGGCCGCGTTCTCGGCGGAGCTGATCGGCTGGCTGAAGGACCCCGAACCGGACCGGTAG
- a CDS encoding NUDIX hydrolase: protein MRSTYGRDSREITVTAEGLPEWLEPVARFLTTVEPHQLSRFLPPETGGRLSAVLVLFGEGQDGPELLLLERSGTLRSHAGQASFPGGALDPEDGEPADGGLVRAALREAEEETGLDPSGVQVFGVLPDLYIPVSGFVVTPVLGWWREPSPVGPVDPAETARVFTVPVAELTDPANRATAVHPSGHRGPVFHVGSATVWGFTAGVIDRILHYAGWERPWDAGREVLLDRTA, encoded by the coding sequence ATGAGGAGCACGTACGGCCGCGACAGCCGTGAGATCACCGTGACCGCCGAGGGGCTGCCCGAGTGGCTGGAACCGGTGGCGCGCTTCCTGACGACCGTCGAGCCGCACCAGCTGAGCCGCTTCCTGCCGCCGGAGACCGGAGGGCGCCTCTCCGCGGTGCTGGTCCTCTTCGGCGAAGGGCAGGACGGCCCCGAGCTGCTGCTCCTCGAACGGTCCGGAACCCTGCGCTCGCACGCCGGCCAGGCGTCGTTCCCCGGGGGCGCCCTCGATCCGGAGGACGGCGAGCCGGCCGATGGCGGCCTGGTCCGCGCGGCGCTGCGCGAGGCCGAGGAGGAGACCGGCCTCGACCCCTCGGGCGTGCAGGTCTTCGGCGTGCTGCCGGACCTCTACATCCCCGTGAGCGGGTTCGTCGTGACCCCGGTCCTCGGCTGGTGGCGCGAGCCCAGCCCGGTCGGGCCGGTCGACCCCGCGGAGACGGCCCGCGTCTTCACCGTCCCCGTCGCCGAGCTCACCGACCCGGCGAACCGGGCGACCGCCGTCCACCCCAGCGGCCACCGGGGCCCCGTCTTCCACGTGGGCTCGGCGACGGTCTGGGGCTTCACCGCCGGGGTGATCGACCGCATCCTGCACTACGCGGGCTGGGAGCGGCCCTGGGACGCCGGCCGGGAGGTGCTGCTGGACCGGACGGCCTGA
- a CDS encoding DUF4177 domain-containing protein, with protein sequence MTKWEYATVPLLVHATKQILDTWGEDGWELVQVVPGPNNPEQLVAYLKREKA encoded by the coding sequence ATGACCAAGTGGGAATACGCGACGGTGCCGCTTCTGGTGCACGCGACCAAGCAGATTCTGGACACCTGGGGCGAGGACGGCTGGGAGCTCGTCCAGGTCGTTCCCGGGCCGAACAACCCCGAGCAGCTCGTGGCCTACCTGAAGCGGGAAAAGGCGTGA
- a CDS encoding ArsA family ATPase, protein MSLDRTTALDIDPILDDRRTRIVVCCGSGGVGKTTTAAALGLRAAERGRRVVVLTIDPARRLAQSMGIEELDNVPRRVPGVDAAAGGELHAMMLDMKGTFDEIVEAHADRERARAILENPFYQSLSAGFAGTQEYMAMEKLGQLRSRDEWDLIVVDTPPSRSALDFLDAPSRLGSFLDGKLIKLLMAPAKIGGRAGMKFLGVGMSVMSGPLNKLMGAQLLRDVQTFVAAMDTMFGGFRTRADATYRLLQAPGTAFLVVAAPERDALREAAYFVQRLAAERMPLAGLVLNRVHGSGAARLSAERALAAAEALADEAGGPDEPVRSPAHAGGTATADYTENLAGSGIVDRGSGQAGTRTADDPGTVTPLDTSSPESGFPQPVSPGVPTMSADSAAPSGTAAPAAPAPSGSASAPSSSSPVSSTSSRSSTSSSADADSVGAAQAGSDAESVITESVTAETTDSAGGGTTLSTEKLAAGLLRLHAERMRVLTRERRTRDRFTALHPDVPVAEVPALPGDVHDLSGLRAIGDRLAGQPVPADGPGRAAEGAVPSQPGADRAE, encoded by the coding sequence GTGAGCCTGGACAGGACGACAGCGCTCGACATCGACCCCATCCTGGACGACCGCCGCACCCGGATCGTGGTCTGCTGCGGCTCGGGCGGGGTCGGCAAGACGACGACCGCCGCCGCGCTGGGCCTGCGGGCGGCGGAGCGCGGCCGGCGGGTGGTCGTGCTCACCATCGACCCGGCGCGCCGGCTCGCGCAGTCGATGGGGATCGAGGAGCTGGACAACGTGCCGCGCCGGGTGCCCGGCGTCGACGCGGCCGCCGGCGGCGAACTGCACGCCATGATGCTGGACATGAAGGGGACCTTCGACGAGATCGTCGAGGCGCACGCCGACAGGGAACGCGCCCGGGCGATCCTGGAGAACCCCTTCTACCAGTCACTGTCGGCCGGCTTCGCCGGGACGCAGGAGTACATGGCCATGGAGAAGCTCGGCCAGCTCCGCTCCCGCGACGAGTGGGACCTGATCGTCGTCGACACCCCGCCGAGCCGTTCGGCGCTGGACTTCCTGGACGCGCCGAGCCGGCTGGGGTCGTTCCTGGACGGCAAGCTCATCAAGCTGCTGATGGCCCCGGCGAAGATCGGCGGACGGGCCGGGATGAAGTTCCTGGGCGTCGGGATGTCCGTGATGAGCGGGCCCCTGAACAAACTGATGGGCGCCCAACTGCTGCGTGACGTACAGACCTTCGTGGCGGCGATGGACACCATGTTCGGCGGATTCCGTACCCGTGCCGATGCCACGTACCGCCTGCTCCAGGCTCCGGGAACGGCGTTCCTCGTCGTCGCCGCCCCCGAGCGGGACGCGCTGCGGGAGGCCGCCTACTTCGTCCAGCGACTGGCCGCCGAGCGAATGCCGCTGGCGGGGCTGGTGCTGAACCGGGTGCACGGCAGCGGTGCCGCACGGCTCTCCGCCGAGCGGGCGCTCGCGGCGGCCGAGGCCCTGGCCGACGAGGCCGGCGGGCCGGACGAGCCCGTACGGTCCCCGGCGCACGCGGGTGGCACCGCGACGGCGGATTACACAGAAAATCTTGCCGGTTCCGGCATTGTGGATCGTGGCAGCGGGCAAGCTGGGACACGTACCGCTGACGACCCTGGCACCGTCACTCCCCTCGACACATCCTCTCCCGAGAGCGGCTTCCCCCAGCCCGTGTCACCCGGAGTGCCCACGATGTCGGCAGACTCCGCGGCACCGTCAGGAACAGCAGCTCCGGCAGCGCCGGCACCATCGGGATCCGCATCCGCGCCGTCGTCTTCGTCACCGGTGTCGTCCACGTCATCGAGGTCGTCGACGTCATCGAGCGCGGACGCGGATTCCGTCGGTGCCGCGCAGGCGGGTTCCGACGCGGAGTCGGTCATCACGGAATCCGTCACAGCGGAAACCACGGATTCGGCCGGAGGGGGCACCACTCTCTCCACCGAGAAGCTCGCCGCCGGGCTTCTGCGTCTGCACGCGGAGCGCATGCGGGTACTCACGCGCGAGCGGCGCACCCGGGACCGTTTCACCGCGCTGCACCCGGACGTTCCGGTGGCCGAGGTGCCGGCGCTCCCCGGTGACGTGCACGACCTGTCCGGGCTGCGGGCCATCGGCGACCGGCTGGCCGGGCAGCCGGTTCCGGCCGACGGGCCGGGTAGGGCGGCCGAGGGCGCGGTGCCGTCCCAGCCGGGGGCGGACCGGGCGGAGTAG
- a CDS encoding ArsA family ATPase, translating to MSRLHVVSGKGGTGKTTVAAALALALAAEGKRALLVEVEGRQGIAQLFETEALPYEERKIAVAPGGGEVYALAIDAERALLDYLHMFYKLGSAGRALKKLGAIDFATTIAPGLRDVLLTGKACEAVRRKDRAGRFVYDHVVMDAPPTGRITRFLNVNDEVAGLARIGPIHNQAQAVMRVLKSPQTAVHLVTLLEEMPVQETVDGVAELRAAGLPVGGVVINMVRPEVLDEAAVEEAANGRRDAVAAALAEALARTSSGGGSRAGAAGALVGPLLDEAREHTGRLALERLGRSRLAELSLPTSELRLLGDGVDLAGLYRMARALREQDIVRRDAGEREGAARRTTASHGGTSYDGTSHDVTSRTTEGAQ from the coding sequence ATGAGCAGGCTCCATGTCGTCAGTGGCAAGGGCGGTACCGGCAAGACCACCGTCGCCGCCGCTCTCGCCCTCGCCCTCGCGGCCGAGGGAAAACGCGCACTGCTGGTCGAGGTCGAGGGCCGGCAGGGCATCGCCCAGCTCTTCGAGACGGAGGCGCTCCCCTACGAGGAACGCAAGATCGCGGTCGCTCCCGGTGGCGGGGAGGTGTACGCGCTGGCCATCGACGCCGAGCGCGCCCTCCTCGACTACCTCCACATGTTCTACAAGCTCGGCAGCGCCGGCCGGGCCCTGAAGAAGCTCGGCGCGATCGACTTCGCGACGACCATCGCCCCGGGGCTGCGGGACGTCCTGCTGACCGGCAAGGCGTGCGAGGCCGTGCGCCGGAAGGACCGCGCGGGCCGCTTCGTCTACGACCACGTCGTGATGGACGCCCCGCCGACCGGCCGCATCACCCGCTTCCTCAACGTCAACGACGAGGTGGCGGGCCTGGCCCGGATCGGTCCGATCCACAACCAGGCGCAGGCCGTGATGCGCGTCCTCAAGTCGCCCCAGACGGCGGTGCACCTGGTGACGCTGCTGGAGGAGATGCCGGTCCAGGAGACGGTGGACGGGGTGGCGGAACTGCGCGCCGCCGGGCTGCCGGTCGGGGGCGTGGTCATCAACATGGTGCGTCCCGAGGTCCTCGACGAGGCCGCCGTCGAGGAGGCCGCGAACGGCCGGCGCGACGCCGTCGCCGCGGCCCTCGCCGAGGCCCTGGCCCGGACGTCGTCCGGCGGCGGGAGCCGGGCGGGTGCGGCGGGCGCCCTGGTCGGGCCGCTGCTCGACGAGGCACGCGAGCACACCGGACGGCTGGCGCTGGAACGCCTCGGCCGCTCCCGGCTGGCGGAACTGTCCCTTCCCACCAGCGAATTGCGGCTGCTCGGCGACGGCGTGGACCTGGCCGGCCTGTACCGCATGGCGCGCGCGCTGCGGGAACAGGACATCGTCCGGCGGGACGCCGGCGAGCGGGAGGGCGCGGCGCGGCGGACCACCGCGTCGCACGGCGGCACGTCCTACGACGGCACGTCGCACGACGTCACCAGCCGAACGACCGAGGGGGCCCAGTGA
- a CDS encoding MBL fold metallo-hydrolase: MTYAAVPAEPPGRPRAGSPAGPATPRATCVLAPNPSAMTLDGTNTWLLAEPGSDQAVVVDPGPLDESHLRAVIAAAEESGRRIALALLTHGHLDHSGGAERFAELTGAPVRAVDPALRVGGDGLAAGDVITVGGLELRVVPAPGHTADSVCLHLPADRAVITGDTVLGRGTTVVAHPDGRLGDYLDSLRRLRSLVVEEDVRTVLPAHGPVLEDARGALEFYLAHRAKRLAQVETAVEAGHRTPAEVVAHVYADVDRAVWPAAELSVRAQLDYLSEHGLI, translated from the coding sequence ATGACGTACGCAGCCGTACCCGCCGAACCGCCGGGGCGCCCCCGGGCGGGCAGCCCGGCCGGTCCCGCCACCCCGCGCGCGACCTGCGTCCTCGCGCCCAACCCGTCCGCGATGACGCTCGACGGCACCAACACCTGGCTGCTGGCCGAGCCCGGGTCCGACCAGGCGGTGGTCGTCGACCCCGGCCCGCTGGACGAGTCCCACCTGCGGGCCGTCATCGCCGCGGCCGAGGAATCGGGCCGGCGGATCGCCCTGGCCCTGCTCACCCACGGCCACCTGGACCACTCCGGCGGCGCCGAGCGCTTCGCCGAGCTGACGGGCGCGCCGGTGCGGGCGGTGGACCCGGCCCTGCGCGTGGGCGGCGACGGGCTCGCCGCAGGCGACGTCATCACCGTCGGAGGCCTGGAACTGCGGGTCGTCCCCGCGCCCGGCCACACGGCGGACTCCGTCTGCCTCCACCTGCCCGCGGACCGGGCCGTGATCACCGGGGACACCGTCCTCGGCCGGGGCACCACCGTCGTCGCCCACCCGGACGGGCGGCTCGGCGACTACCTCGACTCACTGCGCCGGCTGCGGTCGCTCGTCGTCGAGGAGGACGTACGGACGGTCCTGCCCGCCCACGGCCCCGTCCTGGAGGACGCGCGCGGCGCCCTGGAGTTCTACCTGGCCCACCGGGCCAAGCGCCTCGCCCAGGTGGAGACCGCCGTCGAGGCGGGGCACCGGACTCCGGCCGAGGTGGTGGCGCACGTGTACGCGGACGTGGACCGCGCGGTGTGGCCGGCGGCGGAGCTGTCGGTCAGGGCGCAGCTGGACTATCTGAGCGAGCACGGGCTGATCTAG
- a CDS encoding NUDIX hydrolase, with translation MVTTNGRTGGDGADDRASGRGNGQWYPPEWPDRIRRLAHGELEPVPPRRASTVLLLRTDTDGALAVHMLRRRTSMAFAGGAYAYPGGAVDPRDERDVPWAGPSPREWAARLGVEPEVAQAVVCAAVRETFEEAGVLLAGPDPATVVADTTGAEWEADRAALAGHELSFGDFLERRGLLLRSDLLGGWARWITPEFEPRRYDTWFFVAALPEGQRTAGVSTEADRAVWIRPAEAVTGYDRGELLMMPPTVSTLRALLPYGDVPAVLAAAGERDLTPVLARARLVGEEIVLSWPGHEEFTKHLSSRPQDPPQTPATATPGADA, from the coding sequence ATGGTGACGACGAACGGCCGGACGGGCGGCGACGGAGCGGACGACCGCGCGAGCGGCCGCGGGAACGGCCAGTGGTACCCGCCCGAGTGGCCCGACCGGATCCGGCGGCTCGCGCACGGCGAGCTCGAACCCGTACCGCCCCGGCGCGCCTCCACCGTCCTGCTGCTGCGGACGGACACCGACGGCGCCCTGGCCGTGCACATGCTGCGCAGACGCACCTCCATGGCCTTCGCCGGCGGCGCGTACGCGTATCCGGGCGGTGCGGTCGATCCCCGCGACGAACGCGACGTGCCCTGGGCCGGACCCTCGCCGCGGGAGTGGGCCGCCCGGCTTGGTGTCGAGCCGGAGGTGGCACAGGCCGTCGTCTGCGCGGCCGTCCGCGAGACCTTCGAGGAGGCGGGCGTACTGCTCGCCGGCCCGGACCCGGCCACGGTCGTCGCGGACACCACCGGCGCGGAGTGGGAGGCCGACCGTGCCGCGCTCGCCGGCCACGAGCTGTCGTTCGGCGACTTCCTGGAACGCCGTGGGCTGCTGCTCCGCAGCGACCTGCTGGGCGGCTGGGCCCGCTGGATCACCCCGGAGTTCGAACCCCGGCGGTACGACACCTGGTTCTTCGTGGCGGCCCTGCCCGAAGGCCAGCGCACCGCCGGCGTCTCCACCGAGGCCGACCGGGCCGTCTGGATCCGCCCCGCCGAGGCCGTCACCGGATACGACCGCGGCGAGCTGCTGATGATGCCGCCCACCGTCTCCACGCTGCGTGCGCTGCTGCCGTACGGGGACGTGCCCGCGGTGCTGGCGGCGGCGGGTGAGCGGGATCTCACCCCGGTGCTCGCACGGGCCCGGCTCGTGGGGGAAGAGATCGTGCTGAGCTGGCCCGGGCACGAGGAGTTCACCAAGCACCTCTCGTCCCGCCCTCAGGACCCTCCGCAGACCCCAGCGACCGCGACTCCGGGAGCCGACGCATGA
- a CDS encoding RidA family protein, translating into MSAVEDRLAELGLTLPDVVPPLAAYQPAVRSGAYVFTAGQLPMVKGSIPVTGKVGAEVSPEQAKELAGVCALNALAAVKSVVGDLDRIVRVVKVVGFVASAPDFTGQPGVLNGASELLGEVLGDKGVHARSAVGVAVLPLDAPVEVELQVEVAD; encoded by the coding sequence GTGAGTGCCGTCGAGGACAGGCTCGCGGAGCTCGGGCTGACCCTGCCGGACGTCGTTCCTCCGCTGGCCGCCTACCAGCCGGCCGTGCGCAGTGGCGCGTACGTCTTCACCGCGGGCCAACTGCCCATGGTCAAGGGGTCCATTCCCGTCACGGGCAAGGTCGGCGCCGAGGTCAGCCCCGAGCAGGCCAAGGAGCTGGCGGGCGTCTGCGCGCTGAACGCCCTGGCCGCCGTGAAGTCGGTCGTCGGTGATCTGGACCGGATCGTCCGGGTGGTGAAGGTGGTGGGCTTCGTCGCCTCCGCGCCCGACTTCACCGGCCAGCCCGGCGTGCTGAACGGTGCCAGCGAGCTGCTGGGCGAAGTCCTCGGCGACAAGGGCGTGCACGCGCGCTCCGCGGTGGGCGTCGCGGTGCTGCCGCTGGACGCGCCCGTCGAGGTCGAGCTCCAGGTGGAGGTCGCGGACTGA
- a CDS encoding phage holin family protein — protein sequence MSAADDGAERSLGQLVATATAELSALVHDEIALAKAELREDAKRVGVGGGAIAAAGTLALFSLPVLSFAAAYGIHNLGLGLAWSFLITGGAFLVLAGLLGLLAISKLKKISKPERTMASAKETAAVLSTVKPHPRPVTDTRPADASVTRSSV from the coding sequence ATGAGCGCAGCCGACGACGGTGCCGAACGCAGCCTCGGCCAGCTGGTGGCGACGGCCACCGCGGAGCTGTCCGCGCTGGTGCACGACGAGATCGCGCTGGCCAAGGCCGAACTGCGGGAGGACGCCAAGCGGGTCGGCGTGGGCGGCGGCGCGATCGCCGCGGCGGGGACCCTGGCGCTCTTCTCACTGCCGGTGCTGAGCTTCGCGGCGGCGTACGGCATCCACAACCTGGGCCTCGGCCTCGCCTGGTCGTTCCTGATCACGGGCGGTGCGTTCCTGGTACTGGCGGGTCTGCTGGGGCTGCTGGCCATCAGCAAGCTGAAGAAGATCAGCAAGCCGGAGCGAACCATGGCGTCGGCCAAGGAGACGGCGGCCGTTCTGAGCACGGTCAAGCCGCATCCCCGTCCTGTGACGGACACGCGCCCTGCGGACGCATCTGTGACACGCTCGTCCGTATGA
- a CDS encoding Crp/Fnr family transcriptional regulator, which yields MDDVLRRAPLFAALDDEQAAELRASMGEVTLARGDALFHEGDPGDRLYVVTEGKVKLHRTSPDGRENMLAVLGPGELIGELSLFDPGPRTATATALTEVKLLGLGHGDLQPWLNARPEVATALLRAVARRLRRTNDSMSDLVFSDVPGRVAKALLDLSRRFGVQSEEGIHVVHDLTQEELAQLVGASRETVNKALADFAGRGWLRLEARAVILLDVERLAKRSR from the coding sequence GTGGACGACGTTCTGCGGCGCGCCCCGCTCTTCGCGGCGCTCGATGACGAGCAGGCCGCTGAGCTGCGCGCCTCCATGGGCGAGGTCACTCTCGCGAGGGGCGACGCCCTGTTCCACGAAGGCGACCCGGGCGACCGCCTCTACGTGGTGACCGAGGGCAAGGTGAAGCTTCACCGCACCTCCCCCGACGGCCGCGAGAACATGCTCGCCGTCCTGGGGCCCGGCGAGCTGATCGGCGAACTGTCCCTCTTCGACCCCGGGCCGCGTACCGCCACCGCGACCGCGCTCACCGAGGTCAAGCTCCTCGGCCTGGGCCACGGCGACCTTCAGCCGTGGCTGAACGCCCGCCCGGAGGTGGCCACCGCCCTGCTGCGCGCCGTCGCGCGCCGGCTGCGCCGCACCAACGACTCCATGTCGGACCTCGTCTTCTCGGACGTCCCCGGCCGTGTCGCCAAGGCGCTGCTGGACCTGTCGCGCCGCTTCGGCGTGCAGTCCGAGGAGGGCATCCACGTGGTGCACGACCTCACCCAGGAGGAGCTGGCCCAGCTCGTGGGCGCCTCCCGGGAGACGGTCAACAAGGCCCTCGCCGACTTCGCCGGCCGCGGCTGGCTGCGCCTGGAGGCGCGCGCCGTGATCCTGCTGGACGTCGAGCGGCTGGCCAAGCGCTCGCGCTGA
- a CDS encoding WhiB family transcriptional regulator codes for MGWVTDWSAQAACRTTDPDELFVQGAAQNRAKAVCTGCPVRTECLADALDNRVEFGVWGGMTERERRALLRRRPTVTSWRRLLETARTEYERGAGLLPLGEEEYDAYAAAG; via the coding sequence ATGGGCTGGGTAACCGACTGGAGTGCGCAGGCCGCCTGCCGCACTACCGATCCGGATGAACTGTTCGTTCAGGGCGCAGCGCAGAACAGGGCCAAGGCGGTCTGCACCGGGTGTCCGGTCCGCACCGAGTGCCTGGCCGACGCGCTCGACAATCGCGTCGAGTTCGGCGTCTGGGGCGGGATGACCGAGCGCGAGCGGCGGGCACTGCTGCGCCGCAGGCCGACGGTCACGTCCTGGCGCAGGCTGCTGGAGACCGCCCGCACCGAGTACGAGCGCGGCGCCGGCCTCCTGCCGCTGGGCGAGGAGGAGTACGACGCGTACGCGGCGGCCGGGTAG
- a CDS encoding MarP family serine protease, which produces MNVLDIVLLLAAAWFAVIGYRQGFVVGVLSVIGFLGGGLAALYALPVIWDNATGDRTPGTPAAVAAVVIVIVCASVGQAATTHLGNRLRRHITWSPARALDATGGALVNVVAMLLVAWVIGSALAGTSLPTLGKQVRTSKVLLGVARVVPAEANTWFADFSTALAQNGFPQVFAPFSTEPITSVPAPDPALSGSAVAAEAQRSVVKVVGNAPGCGKVLEGSGFVFAPQRVMTNAHVVGGVTDPTVQVGGRGRLLDAKVVLYDWKRDIAVLQVPDLRAPELRFARAEAESGMSAIVAGFPENGAYDVRSARIRSRVDANGPDIYHRGYVRRDVYSLYATVRQGNSGGPLLTPDGRVYGVVFAKSLDDADTGYALTADEVHEDVVEGRTAVERADTQGCAL; this is translated from the coding sequence GTGAACGTTCTGGACATCGTGCTGCTGCTGGCCGCCGCCTGGTTCGCGGTCATCGGCTACCGCCAGGGGTTCGTGGTCGGCGTGCTCTCGGTGATCGGTTTCCTCGGCGGCGGGCTGGCCGCCCTCTACGCACTGCCCGTGATCTGGGACAACGCGACCGGGGACCGCACGCCGGGCACCCCGGCGGCCGTCGCGGCGGTGGTCATCGTGATCGTCTGCGCCTCGGTGGGCCAGGCCGCCACCACCCACCTGGGGAACCGGCTGCGCCGCCACATCACCTGGTCCCCGGCCCGCGCCCTGGACGCGACGGGCGGCGCGCTGGTCAACGTGGTGGCCATGCTGCTGGTCGCCTGGGTGATCGGCTCCGCCCTGGCGGGGACGTCGCTGCCGACGCTCGGCAAGCAGGTCCGCACGTCGAAGGTGCTGCTCGGCGTGGCCCGGGTGGTGCCGGCGGAGGCCAACACCTGGTTCGCGGACTTCAGCACGGCCCTCGCCCAGAACGGCTTCCCGCAGGTCTTCGCCCCCTTCTCGACCGAGCCCATCACCTCCGTCCCGGCCCCCGATCCCGCGCTCTCGGGCAGCGCCGTCGCCGCCGAGGCGCAGCGGAGCGTCGTGAAGGTGGTCGGCAACGCGCCGGGCTGCGGGAAGGTGCTGGAGGGCAGCGGCTTCGTCTTCGCCCCGCAGCGGGTGATGACCAACGCCCACGTCGTGGGCGGGGTGACGGATCCGACCGTGCAGGTCGGCGGGCGTGGCCGGCTCCTCGACGCCAAGGTGGTGCTCTACGACTGGAAGCGCGACATCGCCGTCCTCCAGGTCCCCGACCTGCGCGCCCCCGAGCTGCGCTTCGCCCGCGCGGAGGCGGAGAGCGGGATGAGCGCCATCGTCGCGGGCTTCCCGGAGAACGGCGCCTACGACGTCCGGTCCGCCCGCATCCGCAGCCGTGTGGACGCCAACGGCCCCGACATCTACCACCGCGGTTACGTCCGGCGTGACGTCTACTCGCTGTACGCGACCGTGCGGCAGGGCAATTCCGGCGGCCCGCTGCTCACACCGGACGGGCGGGTGTACGGCGTGGTCTTCGCCAAGTCGCTCGACGACGCGGACACCGGGTACGCGCTGACGGCGGACGAGGTGCACGAGGACGTCGTGGAGGGGCGTACGGCCGTGGAACGGGCCGACACCCAGGGGTGCGCCCTCTGA
- the nth gene encoding endonuclease III, whose amino-acid sequence MNAAPTAAAGGRSATAGRTAAKKAVARKPTAKKTAAPEKAAVTKKTVGAKKTAATKKTVGAKEAAAGKSTTPPASGSGASAESRTALVRRARRINRELAEVYPYAHPELDFENPFQLLVATVLSAQTTDLRVNQTTPALFEAYPTPEDMAAADPERLEQLIRPTGFFRAKARSLLGLSAALRDDFGGEVPGRLQDLVKLPGVGRKTANVVLGNAFGVPGITVDTHFQRLVRRWRWTAETDPEKIEAEVCALFPKSDWTMLSHRVIFHGRRICHSRKPACGACPIAPLCPAYGEGETDPEKARKLLKYEKGGLPGQRLKPPPDFPGPPAPPLGAE is encoded by the coding sequence GTGAACGCCGCCCCGACGGCGGCGGCCGGCGGCCGGAGCGCCACCGCCGGGAGAACGGCGGCGAAGAAGGCCGTGGCGAGGAAGCCCACGGCGAAGAAGACCGCTGCCCCCGAGAAGGCCGCCGTCACCAAGAAGACAGTGGGCGCCAAGAAGACCGCAGCCACCAAGAAGACCGTGGGCGCCAAGGAGGCCGCCGCCGGGAAGAGCACGACGCCGCCCGCGAGCGGCAGCGGCGCCTCCGCCGAGTCGCGGACCGCGCTCGTCCGGCGCGCCCGGCGGATCAACCGCGAGCTCGCCGAGGTGTACCCGTACGCCCACCCCGAGCTGGACTTCGAGAACCCGTTCCAGCTCCTCGTGGCCACGGTCCTCTCCGCCCAGACCACCGACCTGCGCGTCAACCAGACCACCCCGGCCCTCTTCGAGGCGTACCCCACACCCGAGGACATGGCGGCGGCCGACCCGGAGCGGCTGGAGCAGCTGATCCGCCCGACGGGCTTCTTCCGTGCCAAGGCCCGGTCCCTGCTCGGGCTCTCCGCCGCCCTCCGCGACGACTTCGGCGGTGAGGTGCCCGGCCGCCTCCAGGACCTCGTCAAGCTCCCGGGCGTGGGGCGCAAGACGGCCAACGTCGTCTTGGGCAACGCCTTCGGCGTCCCCGGCATAACGGTCGACACGCACTTCCAGCGGCTCGTCCGGCGCTGGCGGTGGACGGCGGAGACCGACCCGGAGAAGATCGAGGCCGAGGTCTGCGCGCTCTTTCCGAAGAGCGACTGGACGATGCTCTCGCACCGTGTCATCTTCCACGGCCGCCGCATCTGCCACTCCCGCAAGCCCGCCTGCGGTGCCTGCCCGATCGCCCCGCTCTGCCCCGCGTACGGCGAGGGCGAGACCGACCCGGAGAAGGCGCGGAAGCTGCTCAAGTACGAGAAGGGCGGCCTGCCGGGCCAGCGCCTGAAGCCTCCGCCGGACTTCCCGGGCCCGCCCGCGCCCCCGCTGGGAGCCGAGTGA